In the genome of Xenopus laevis strain J_2021 chromosome 1S, Xenopus_laevis_v10.1, whole genome shotgun sequence, one region contains:
- the cxcl8.S gene encoding interleukin-8 has protein sequence MNRASKTAEYSITREENSKFQSSTTMETKKTVLAILALCLLCAAVTESIPVSRTGELRCQCITTERKPIHPKHIKNIEMIPKGPHCKNVEVIATLTSGDDICLEPTAPWVKRIIDKILASSKAPLPVAAL, from the exons ATGAACAGAGCTTCCAAGACAGCTGAATACAGCATAACCAGAGAGGAAAATAGCAAATTCCAGTCTAGTACTACCATGGAAACCAAGAAAACTGTTCTGGCAATCCTGGCTCTCTGCCTATTGTGTGCTGCAGTAACAGAAA GCATCCCTGTGTCAAGGACCGGAGAACTCAGGTGTCAGTGTATAACAACAGAAAGGAAGCCCATCCATCCCAAGCACATAAAGAATATTGAAATGATCCCTAAAGGACCCCACTGCAAAAATGTGGAAGTCAT TGCAACTTTGACAAGTGGGGATGATATTTGCTTGGAGCCAACAGCCCCATGGGTCAAGAGGATCATTGACAAAATTCTAGCTAG CTCTAAGGCTCCTTTACCTGTTGCTGCTCTTTAA
- the LOC108706143 gene encoding alveolar macrophage chemotactic factor — protein sequence METKRTVLAVLALCLLCAALTESMSLTRIQELRCLCIKTESKLIHPKHIKNIEVIPNGPHCKNVEVIVTLTNGQDICLEPSAPWVKKIIDKILDSSKTPELTPAV from the exons atggaaaccaagagaaccgTTCTGGCAGTCCTGGCTCTTTGCCTGTTGTGCGCAGCATTGACTGAAA GCATGTCACTAACAAGGATTCAAGAACTCAGGTGTCTCTGCATTAAGACAGAAAGCAAGCTCATCCATCCCAAGCACATAAAGAATATTGAGGTGATCCCTAATGGGCCACACTGCAAAAACGTGGAAGTCAT AGTAACTCTGACAAATGGACAAGACATCTGCTTGGAACCATCAGCCCCATGGGTTAAGAAGATCATTGACAAAATTCTAGATAG CTCTAAGACTCCAGAACTTACTCCTGCTGTTTAA